The following DNA comes from Denticeps clupeoides chromosome 14, fDenClu1.1, whole genome shotgun sequence.
CTCAAATCCTAAAGGCCAACTTATAAATATATCTTTTAGTTACATTCCCAGAGTTGACAGGCTTTAAAACACAGCCACCCAACTGAAAGTTCGTTCAAGAACTTTCATACATTGTTTGGCTGGGAGCACAATGCTGTCAAACTGCAAACTGCAACAGTTTTTCAGCTGCCTGCGGGTAACAACACACCAGATCACCATATAGGTGTGATGGGTACACTTTATCTTGTCCTAAATGAGTAAATGTTTCAAAAAGGATTTGgtacttaataaataaatattttaaatgactaatttgtttaaaaaaaaaatccccaccccagatgggactcgaacccacaatccctggcttaggaggccagtgccttatccattaggccactgggGCTTGTGACACATGATAACATTTCAGTAACCATCACTGTAAGCACTGAAGATATGAACTTATCTGAACGTTGTCTTTTCTAATGATGTTTACTGTGACTGAGacgaaataaaatatttttaaacttAAGTATTGTCTGTGTCATTTACCTTGAAATATTCATGAATTTAATACTTTCCATAATAAGGACAGCAAACTACAGCAAAAATGACAGGTATGTAGTTTCATCAATAATCCTTTTTCATTTACAGTTCTTCCACCCAGCTTCATTCAACATTCTGATGCAGATGGATGAAAGACACGTTACTACCCGTAAATCaagataatatttaaataaactccTCTTAGCCAATCAAAAGCAAACATAAAACATGGTTTGTAGATGCAAGAATTGATTGATTTTTGTGCTGCCATGCTGATTTACCGGCTTAATGTGTGGTAGTTGTTTGCTAACCTCACATCCTCCCCCACATACAACCTCAGCCCACGTAggcacatacacatacatatttattctCTGTATTTATTCTCATGCTGAGAGGGCggaggtcagcagcagcatTAGGCAGACATAAAAGACGACCTAAGTTGACGACCTGTGCTTTCCGACttgtgcaatttttaaaaataaagaacatcaAGGTTTGGTCCTCGCACATTACCGTTTTACACTTAAAATGCTattgtgaaatgaaagaaaatcttAATTTTCAGTAATACAAAgcttaataaaacagaaatactgaAAATACTACTTCTATAATATGTCTCAATATCAAatcttttcatttaattcacATAATGATTTTACCATGTAGCACTGTTGTCGAGATTAAATGCATAGCTTCAATCCTAAATGAAacatacattttcaacattatGAACCACTGAATTCATagtttttttccctctgtagACATCATATGAATCCAGTGTTATCGGCATACTAAACAGTGTGAACATCTGCACAAATGAATCATTAGCAGATATTAAAGAAATTATACAAGTTAAGGGCTGCATGGTAAAATTATGTAtttgactaaaataaataataacatgtAATTTATGTTTGATGTGATGCCTTCCTTACCTGTACAAAGAAGACATATTGCGAGGGCTTTGTACACATCCATGCTATGGCACGAGCATCCACTGTATCCCAGCTCTTTGATGGGATTTGTGGCTTTTAAACAGTGTCAGTAAGACAAATAGATAGATTTCACTCTCAAATCAATCATTGTCCTTGCAGGGACAAAGAGCAGAGATCAGGACTTGTTTGTCATGGTTGCCTAAAACCACGTttcccctctttttcttttaatattgcatttttaaaacatatttcttTTAATCCCAGTAGAGAAAACTGGCTTTCTAGGGTTTGCTCTGTCTGATAAAAATTTAAGATGCAAAATATACACTAATAGTACTTAAGCATAATTATTCAAAATAGTAACAACAAGAATACTGTCCAATAAGCATAAATCTGTTCAAAAGAGCATATGAGAAATACATTGCTTTTATTATAAACACTGAGGTACATTTGTTCTCCCAGTATAATCAATCAAGGTTAATGATCAGCATCAAAAGACCAATGTCCTCTAGTGTAAACAGAATTTACTAATCATGAACACTCCGTCAATGTTGGCCAAACTATACCACACGGAAGTAAAATTCTAAACAAAAGGCcacttttaaaaaggtttttatacCGATGGCGACACTGGCATAGCACATAGCATGGACCACACAAGACCTCTGATGGTGTACTGTTGTAGAAGGATGCTTGATCTTATTGAGATCTTCAACTCCTCCTACTGTCCATGAGCACTTTTCCCCCGGTCTGGCAGTACAAGAGACCCCACAGTGATCATGGAGTGGGTTTACATGGTCTTTAGGTAGGTGGCGGGAGTCAAAAAGTCATCAAATTCATTATTCCTTATTCGTGTCATGTCAGGGTTGTGACTGTTGTAGAGAAATATCCATCTGAATTTGAAGGTGTGACGCAGCTAATTTTTGGCAATTTCTTTATCAATCCAGTCAACAAACTTAGacactctcacatacactcCAGGTTTCATTGCGTTGGCACAGCCAAGCCCCCAAGATGTCACCCCCTGAAGGACAAAGGTCTGCTTAGAGTAGCATACAAGTGGTCCTCCACTGTCCCCCTGAGACAGATAAACAAACCGCTGTTAACTTCTGCACTGTCTGCATGAAACATGGTGCATTTCATGTGTCCTCACCTGGCAGCTGTCACTTCCTCCTTCAATGTTCCCTGCGCACATCTCATGATCCTTTACCCGCCCACTCAGAAAGGTGGGCTGGTTACAAATCTTATTTTCGATCACCGGGAACCCAGTTTCCTTCAGCATCCCTTCTCCGCCGGTTCCTGTGCAATCAGCATaagttgtatttgtttatataacAGAGGGGCACTGTAATGAATACATGAGTTACTTTGGCATTGTTCATAAGTAGCTAGTGCACCTTGAGTATCACCCCATCCTGTTACATAGCACGGGGTCTTGCTTGGCACAACGTAATCCTTCTGAGGTAAGCACGCTGGCAAAACCTTATCGTTAATGACCGCAGGCCTGAAATCAAGACACCAGAATCAACTGCTTTCAAAACACATTCGGAGACTTTATAAAAATTTGCATAAATTTGTACCCACAATAAGGGTACTTTAGATTCTAAATGATGGCTGCCAGGAAGTGGGTGTCGATTCATATGACCTTATCTCTACCCACAAGTTAAGACACAacgaaaaacaacaaaatgaagAACTATTACAAATACCTGTCCAGCTTGAGAAGAGCAATGTCTTTCCCAGTTGGTTCAAGAATGATTTTTTGAACCCCACGTATTTGCTTGGATTGTTCAGTTGCTCTGAGTGTGTGGGTTCCCAAGTAAACTTTGTATGAAGATGGCCTTGGAGACCTtggaagagtgaataaaatgttaGATGTGGCATGGAGTTTAGCATGGAGTTTGCTTGAAGGCTCCCACCTCTCCAGACAATGTGCAGCCGTGAGGACCCACTGTGGGGCTATGAGAGTTCCTCCGCAGAAGTGCACACCAGCGCTGTTAGAAGTAATAAACAGAGTCGTGACACGCTTCTATTCCTGCTGCAGAGGCTTGAAATGGAGGATGCTTCACGAGGCAGGAAAGGTGGGTACCTGGTCCGCAGACTGATTTGCCAAGGCCAGGAGTGAGGTTTGGAAACACAGCCTCCAACAACCCGACCATAGCATCGCATTGGAGTTGTCTTGGGCTGTCCACATTTCTTTTGGGCTGTGTATTCATACATCATGTCATGTCATGATTTCTTTTGATCATTTATATCAGAAGACCAGCAATCATGCTCATACTTTCTTGCCATACTGTGCAAAGTATCAAAGTTTATCTGAAAATTAATGTAATTGTTCAAATGATTTTTATCCACCTAGTGTCTTCACCATTGAGGAAATAGCTGTTATGTCTTAGGTCAAAAGTCGTTCTCACCACAATCTGGAATATGGCAGTAGTCCCATTTCTTGACTACATCGGTAGTGTAACACCAGGGTCCATTGGCATCGTTGTCAGGGTTTCTGCATTGCTTGTCACAAACATTGAATGAAAATATGGAATAACATGATTGAGAATTTGGGGCTGTCAAGTCATAGATTTAAGTGCATCACCTACATTTCCTTCCAGGCCTTTGTCAGGATGTGTTTCAGGGGTGAAACTTGCATGCTGGTGGGGTCTCATTGATGCCCAAGCTTGGCAAGTGATGCCCATCACTGTCTTGGATGTTGAACCTCTATAATCATCCCCATTTACATTCATACAGTCTAAATACAGAAGAAATATATCTGTTCTTAGAAATAAATTTTATATAACTTTCCTAATAAGTTAAGTGGACAGTGTAATGAGACCATGGTGCAACACTCAACAACACAAGACTActtgttaagtgaaagtgattgtcacttgtgatacacagcagcacagcacacggtgaacgcagtgaaatttgtcctctgcatttaacccatcactcttagtgagcagtgggcagccatgacaggcgcccggtgagcagtgtgtagggacggtgcttttgctcaggggcacctttgcggattgggatttgaaccaccactgccccctaattGTTAATAGTCATAGTACTGTTAACAGTCATAAAATAACATTGACACCTGGAGATGGGGTGGACAGATCAGGGTTGGAGACCTCTGTTGGCTTCCCTACATTTGCTGAGCATTTTTCCAATTTGCAATACTCCCATCGGACTAAAGGGTCTGTGGTGTAGCACCATGGGGCACGGTCACCAACTGGATTCCTGCACAGGTTCCTCCTCAGGTCTCTGAGGGTGCAAAGTCAAAAACAATCCGCTTCCTATAATGAATCTACAGAAGGCAATGCTGAGCATTCGTGTTTGCTTGACTTACGCGTTTGGATATCGCTGAGGGGTCTTGTCATGACGATGGGGAAGCATGGAAGACCAGAACTGACATTTCTTCCCACTGACTGTCTCTGACATGGCCCCACGATAAGAGCTTCCATTGTCTTCATAGCAGTCCTCTACTTGAGGAATGACTGGTTCCTCTAAGGGGTGCATATCATGGAATAAGatgattctttattagtcccacaagtaggaAGTAGTTAGTGCGCCATGTACGGTTTCACTTCCAACCCGGTTGAACAATCTAATGTCATGTTCAACCACCTTGGTTCAACCACCACCTGCAACTACAACAATATTTGGCAATTTCCGCTATTTAATGGGAAGCAACCAAAGCACAACTTTTTTCCATCTTCTCTTTCTCGACACAACGAAGGCAGTGTACTTGGATCTATTAAAACCTCACAGCACTGTAGCTTGGACACAGAAACCATAATGGCATCACGGCTCATTCCCtcttcagtatttacagggcaTGTACATGAATAACAAATAGCGTCTGTTGTTGGTAACCAACCAGGCCGAGGTTCAGATCCACAGGTTGGAATGCTGCAGTACTCCCATCGAGTGTCGGGGTCAGTGGTATAGCACCAGGGGCTTCTCTCTCCATCAGGATTTCTGCAGTAATTCGACTGAAGGTCTCTGCAATGAGAAGACGTTGGGTCACGTATTTCTAACAAGCTCCTGCGTGATGGTGTCACAAGCGTCATGATGCAAATCTTACTTGCATGGGTAGTTATCTGGGGTTCGCACATGCTTGTGAGGTGTTAGAGACGACCACCTTTGGCAAGTTTTCCCTGAAGTTGTGACCGCAGTTGTGCCCCTGTAGGAATTGCCGTCACCTGTGGTGCAGTTGAGCTCAGGTTCAATGGTGGGAGGCTCAGATGCTGGAAGAAGGTGGAGAACAACATTTAACTAAGTTCAAGGTTTGTGAAGAGAGTGCAAGATGGCGGCAGAATCTCACTGCAGCGACGAATGTCGCAGAATTCCCAGCGCTTTTTGGAGTTAGTAGTAAAGCACCAAGGCCTGGGCTCCCCATCTGGGTTCCTGCAATAGTTCTCTTCAAGATATTTGTCAGGAAGCCTGTAATTTAGATTCatgatattaataaatgttgaaACCAGTCCctcaagacaaaaaaaactataaatgcTTACGCTTCAGGAAGGTAACCGTGGTTGTGTGGGGATTGGTAATCCCAGCGTTGGCAGGTGTATCCTGACTCGGTTTGTGAGATCTTGCCCCGGTAGTCTTCCCCACTGCACACCATACATTCCTCTGAAGAACAGAAAGTCTATTACTGCCATCGCATGTTGACACTATCACAAGACCCATTTTTCACAACGTTCTGGCACCTGTACAGCTTTGGATGTCACACGATTCCCATCGTTTATCTGGATCTGTGGTGTAGCACCAGGGCCCTCTATGATCATTGTCTGGATTTCTACAGAAGTTCTGCTCCAAGTCTGCTTTAGGATATTTCTCAGGTGTCATGCTGGTACAAGAAAAACCTATTTACAACTAAAACACAATTTCTCATCTAGCATCTACACCTTATAAATAGTGAGGATGAAAGAGACCCTTCAGGGCAACACACAAGGACACTGAATAGTCTCAGGAAAAGGTACATACTTAGGTACGTGCGGGAATTTGGCACTCCATCGCTGACACCTCCTTCCGGACTTTGTTTTGGATTTTGTTCCTCTGTAATCAGCGCCGATGCCATCTACACATTCTTTTAAGTACACTGAGTGAGGAACAAATGAAACATAGCAGGATCAGTTCTGTGTTCAAGATGTTTCATGCAACTATATTGcattatatattgttttattatatgcACTGACTTTGTAGAAAAACGTAACCAcaaaataattaacaataaaatccATAAGAAGCAGTTTTCCACTCTATAAACCTGACAATATTGCTGACCTCTCACATAGAAAATTTCTTGTCACAGATTTCACAGTCGGGAAACATCATATCAGAAAGAATTTTCAATGAAGGGAGTGAAACTGCAAATGGGGTGTAAGAAGAACCAAAAAAGATCGTCTGTGTTTATATTGTAAAATCCCTTTCACCTCTGTTGTTCATTTACTGATGCAAGGGTGAACCTTACTCTGGCAGAACTCAGATTGAATATTAACCCAATACATGTATACTAAATTTTAAATGCATCATTTTGAGTTATTATTACAGGTCACCAATCAGCTTATCCTTACTGTTTGCTTACTTACGTTTTTTCTCAAATAGTGCCGAGCTCATCCTGCGCAACACCATGTCAATTTTTGAATTTGCTGGTATTGTCAGACACTCTTGGTCCTTATCTA
Coding sequences within:
- the LOC114763661 gene encoding plasminogen-like; translation: MDTYKALLICVLCAVPAAWSDPLDEYLKTDGAWIIALFKRTYTVKTAAECADKCNAETAFTCRSFVYIDKDQECLTIPANSKIDMVLRRMSSALFEKKLYLKECVDGIGADYRGTKSKTKSGRRCQRWSAKFPHVPNMTPEKYPKADLEQNFCRNPDNDHRGPWCYTTDPDKRWESCDIQSCTEECMVCSGEDYRGKISQTESGYTCQRWDYQSPHNHGYLPEALPDKYLEENYCRNPDGEPRPWCFTTNSKKRWEFCDIRRCTSEPPTIEPELNCTTGDGNSYRGTTAVTTSGKTCQRWSSLTPHKHVRTPDNYPCKDLQSNYCRNPDGERSPWCYTTDPDTRWEYCSIPTCGSEPRPEEPVIPQVEDCYEDNGSSYRGAMSETVSGKKCQFWSSMLPHRHDKTPQRYPNADLRRNLCRNPVGDRAPWCYTTDPLVRWEYCKLEKCSANVGKPTEVSNPDLSTPSPDCMNVNGDDYRGSTSKTVMGITCQAWASMRPHQHASFTPETHPDKGLEGNQCRNPDNDANGPWCYTTDVVKKWDYCHIPDCAQKKCGQPKTTPMRCYGRVVGGCVSKPHSWPWQISLRTSAGVHFCGGTLIAPQWVLTAAHCLERSPRPSSYKVYLGTHTLRATEQSKQIRGVQKIILEPTGKDIALLKLDRPAVINDKVLPACLPQKDYVVPSKTPCYVTGWGDTQGTGGEGMLKETGFPVIENKICNQPTFLSGRVKDHEMCAGNIEGGSDSCQGDSGGPLVCYSKQTFVLQGVTSWGLGCANAMKPGVYVRVSKFVDWIDKEIAKN